Proteins from one Telopea speciosissima isolate NSW1024214 ecotype Mountain lineage chromosome 1, Tspe_v1, whole genome shotgun sequence genomic window:
- the LOC122659940 gene encoding glucan endo-1,3-beta-glucosidase 8, with protein MVVVWGGVAEGIGVNWGTMMSQPLFPEFVVKMLKDNGIKAVKLFDADPWVVNALAGSGIEVMVAIPNNELERFSSDYDNAKDWVKENVTSHLKAEGGVDIRYVAVGNEPFLRSYNGSNMKTLFPALKNIQKALNEAGVGHKIKATVPSNADVYESSSTKPSNGNFRKDIRKLMVDIVKFLHTHDAPFLVNIYPFLSLYQDNHFPIEYAFMDGGGQVHNDGDREYTSVFDANYDTLVWSLKQSGVPDLKIVVGEIGWPTDGNIYANIKNAKKFYDGFFRKRASGKGTPLRPNAYKDVYLFGLFDENTKSIAPGSFERHWGIFQYDGKPKFPMDFSGKGNDKMPIAAKGVEYLDKQWCVYSGGQEKMRLVPGNLQYACALADCTPLEYGSSCNHLDEVGNISYAYNIYFQMQGQDVEACKFQGTAKITKTNLSTKSCLFPIQIASSGHRMEMFLPFMLFFFFVTLMF; from the exons ATGGTGGTGGTTTGGGGTGGTGTTGCAGAGGGAATCGGTGTGAATTGGGGAACGATGATGTCTCAACCTCTGTTTCCTGAATTCGTGGTTAAGATGCTCAAAGACAATGGCATCAAAGCGGTGAAGCTGTTTGATGCAGATCCTTGGGTTGTGAATGCCTTAGCAGGGAGTGGAATCGAAGTAATGGTTGCCATACCAAACAACGAGCTTGAGAGATTCAGCAGCGATTATGACAATGCCAAGGATTGGGTTAAGGAAAATGTTACTTCACATTTGAAGGCTGAAGGCGGGGTTGATATAAG gtATGTAGCTGTGGGGAATGAACCCTTCTTGAGGAGTTACAATGGAAGCAATATGAAGACCTTATTTCCAGCCCTAAAGAACATTCAAAAAGCTCTGAATGAAGCTGGTGTTGGTCACAAGATCAAAGCCACAGTCCCTTCCAATGCCGATGTTTATGAATCTTCTTCTACCAAGCCTTCCAATGGCAATTTCCGTAAAGACATAAGAAAACTAATGGTTGATATAGTCAAATTCCTTCACACCCATGATGCACCTTTCTTAGTAAACATTTACCCTTTCCTCAGTCTCTACCAAGACAATCATTTCCCTATCGAATATGCTTTCATGGATGGAGGTGGTCAGGTTCACAATGATGGTGATCGGGAATACACTTCAGTGTTCGATGCCAACTACGACACATTGGTTTGGTCTTTAAAGCAATCCGGCGTGCCGGACTTAAAAATCGTTGTTGGAGAAATCGGATGGCCTACCGACGGCAACATATATGCCAATATCAAGAATGCCAAGAAATTCTATGATGGATTCTTCAGGAAAAGGGCAAGCGGTAAGGGTACACCATTAAGACCGAATGCTTATAAGGATGTTTACTTGTTTGGTTTGTTTGATGAGAACACTAAGAGTATAGCACCAGGATCTTTTGAGAGGCATTGGGGGATTTTCCAGTATGATGGGAAACCTAAGTTTCCTATGGATTTCTCAGGGAAAGGAAATGATAAAATGCCAATTGCGGCAAAAGGTGTGGAGTATCTAGACAAGCAATGGTGTGTGTATTCTGGTGGCCAAGAAAAAATGAGGCTGGTGCCTGGTAACCTACAGTACGCTTGCGCCTTGGCGGATTGTACACCGTTGGAGTATGGTTCTTCATGCAACCATTTGGATGAGGTTGGAAATATATCTTATGCTTATAATATCTACTTTCAAATGCAAGGACAAGATGTGGAAGCTTGTAAATTTCAAGGAACAGCAAAGATCACTAAAACTAATCTCTCTACAAAGAGTTGCCTCTTTCCAATTCAAATTGCTAGCTCTGGCCATCGTATGGAGATGTTTTTGCCTTttatgttgtttttcttttttgttactCTTATGTTTTga
- the LOC122659948 gene encoding putative phytosulfokines 6 isoform X2 — protein sequence MRQSSSPHLHLFLFLFLIFSYSTVAARLLTAKQEKVKAVKIVQSGPLRTEEMDDSWNKVIRMGDCGNGDEECLKRRMVAEAHLDYIYTQNHKP from the exons ATGAGGCAAAGTTCTAGTCCTCATCtccatctcttcctcttcctttttcttatcTTCTCCTATTCAACAGTAGCTGCTCGTCTCTTAACTGCAAAACAAG AAAAGGTAAAGGCTGTTAAGATTGTACAGAGTGGTCCTCTGAGAACAGAAGAAATGGATGATTCATGGAATAAG GTGATTAGGATGGGGGATTGTGGTAATGGAGATGAAGAATGCTTGAAGAGGAGGATGGTTGCAGAAGCCCACTTGGATTACATTTACACCCAAAACCATAAACCTTAG
- the LOC122659948 gene encoding putative phytosulfokines 6 isoform X1 yields MRQSSSPHLHLFLFLFLIFSYSTVAARLLTAKQGEEKVKAVKIVQSGPLRTEEMDDSWNKVIRMGDCGNGDEECLKRRMVAEAHLDYIYTQNHKP; encoded by the exons ATGAGGCAAAGTTCTAGTCCTCATCtccatctcttcctcttcctttttcttatcTTCTCCTATTCAACAGTAGCTGCTCGTCTCTTAACTGCAAAACAAG GTGAAGAAAAGGTAAAGGCTGTTAAGATTGTACAGAGTGGTCCTCTGAGAACAGAAGAAATGGATGATTCATGGAATAAG GTGATTAGGATGGGGGATTGTGGTAATGGAGATGAAGAATGCTTGAAGAGGAGGATGGTTGCAGAAGCCCACTTGGATTACATTTACACCCAAAACCATAAACCTTAG